The Daucus carota subsp. sativus chromosome 9, DH1 v3.0, whole genome shotgun sequence genome window below encodes:
- the LOC135149429 gene encoding uncharacterized protein LOC135149429, producing MADHFQGKSDFRAPLLTGFDNYNWWKGQMEAHLSRDTLMQRVVQRGLYEYLDKDGKVKDVSSLKTAKEIWDAFETYHEGSKALRKVKLGKLMKEFGSFTIKKGESIGESQARFQVTLNSLERLGKKIPQSEINMNILNVVLLEFGAKVIAIESALNIDSMDHLAIFAELEQFETKIEANSSESSKLPTKKMKNLALHSSVSKLESDNEESKSDEDLALLTIKIKEMIEKKNELKKEKGKAFGAMRDSKDDVCFECGKKGNFKRDCYKLKNKSKPPKQQADYKNKKKSKALLTWSDDEDELASDDSSDEMVSLALVGLDGSIETIYSDSDTNSEVNSINSESNTIDATTCELTIQDKSCSSIMELIDLKNENYELEKENVHLKKVIGDFLNEKSAKASSGIIADVKAKDTILEAFKLSKTQSLAEISIQPRRIKSLEQEVKDLQKAMGKFVQREERLKSKMKQARGPHDNGGIGAASTSTSSMKYEGKNGIPYNYAMPWMMCHKCEKKGLLASNCSMKKTQSSSWKRKSAHRQYADITNRTKTAPRQYVDKIGRTWKKSSKVVQIWIKKSD from the exons ATGGCTGAtcactttcagggaaagtccgattttagagctcctctacTTACAGGTTTTGACaattacaattggtggaaaggccaaatggaggctcatctatccagagataccctaatgcaaagagttgtgcagaGAGGTctttatgaatatcttgataagGATGGAAAAGTCAAGGAT GTGTCTTCTCTAAAAACAGCAAAGGAGATTTGGGATGCCTTCgagacatatcacgaaggtTCAAAGGCATTAAGgaaggtcaagctcggaaagcttatgaaagaatttggaagctttactatcaagaagggagaatccattggAGAAAgtcaagctagattccaagtcactcttaatagccttgaaagacttggcaaaaagattcctcaatcggaaatcaacatgaatatatTAAATGTGGTTCTGTTAGAGTTTGGTGCCAAGGTCATAGCAATAGaatcagctctcaacattgattcTATGGATCACctagctatatttgctgagttggaacaatttgaaacTAAGAtcgaagctaacagctcagaaagcagcaagctccctactaagaaaatgaagaatcttgcactgcactcctctgtcagcaagctggaatcAGATAATGAAGAATCaaaatcagatgaggatctagctcttttGACCATAAAAATAAAGGAAATGATTGAAAAGAAGAATGAATTGAAGaaagaaaagggcaaagcttttggtgcaatgAGAGACTCAAAAGATGATGTATGcttcgaatgtggcaagaaaggaaatttcaaaagggattgctacaagctgaaaaacaagtcaaaaccgcctaaacagcaagctgattacaagaataaaaagaaatcaaaggcacttctcacatggagtgatgatgaggatgaattAGCTTCTGATgattcaagtgatgagatggtgagcttggctcttgttggtctcgatggctcaattgagACAATCTATTCGGATTCAGACACAAATAGTgaggtaaactctattaattcAGAATCTAATACTATTGATGcaactacttgtgaactaaccatacaggataagagttgttcatcaataatggaactcattgatctcaagaatgagaattatgaaCTCGAGAAAGAGAATGTTCATttaaagaaagtcataggtgatttcttgaatgaaaagagtgccaaggctagtagtggaatcattgctg atgtTAAAGCTAAAGATACAATTTTAGAAGCTTTCAAGTTAAGCAAAACCCAAAGCTTAGCTGAAATATCTATTCAACCTCGAAGGATCaagtcattggagcaagaagtcaaagatctccagaaagccatgggaaagtttgttcaaagAGAAGAAAGACTCAAATCCAAGATGAAACAAGCTAGAGGTCCACATGACAATGGAGGTATTGGTGcggcttctacatccacatcatcaatgaaatatgaagggaaaaatggcattccatacaattatgccatgccttggatGATGTGTCACAAGTGTGAAAAGAAGGGCCTGCTTGCTAGTAATTGTTCAATGAAGAAAACTCAATCATCAAGCTGGAAAAGGAAGTCTGCTCACAGACAGTACGCTGACATTACAAACAGGACAAAGACAGCTCCGAGACAGTATGTTGATAAGAttggcagaacatggaagaagagttctaaagtggtccaaatatggatcaagaaatctgattaa